One Candidatus Korarchaeum sp. DNA segment encodes these proteins:
- a CDS encoding class I SAM-dependent methyltransferase codes for MDELSWIQKVFIDRADLYLEIMNSSWSEGEQIARSIAELLRDNGLDSGRVLEAFCGNGRVAIPLALQGYEVLGFDISLPFIQDAKQKAEKYRASDRAKFLVSDAREIDTLLRGERFDAVIIVSTSLGYYDSMTDEAILRKLRSLAKDGSILIIANTFHRETPSWNYCNRVFQRYGSLVLMEEMRFDPLWSRLFSKWTLLRDDGQGNLTKELEVLTEMRIYTSTELAEILRRAGWGVDSIYGDIRKREKFSPPCPYLSLVAKAIQASD; via the coding sequence GTGGATGAACTGAGCTGGATACAGAAAGTGTTCATAGACAGGGCCGATCTTTACTTGGAGATAATGAACAGCAGCTGGTCTGAGGGGGAACAGATAGCCAGATCGATAGCCGAGCTACTCAGGGATAACGGCTTAGACTCAGGCAGGGTACTCGAGGCCTTCTGCGGCAACGGTAGAGTAGCGATACCGCTAGCACTACAGGGCTACGAGGTGCTGGGGTTCGATATATCGCTTCCCTTCATACAGGACGCTAAGCAGAAGGCTGAGAAGTACAGGGCCTCTGATAGAGCTAAGTTCCTGGTCTCGGATGCTAGGGAGATAGATACCCTGCTGAGGGGGGAGAGGTTCGACGCCGTGATAATAGTATCCACCTCCCTCGGTTACTACGACTCGATGACGGACGAGGCTATCCTGAGGAAGCTCAGATCACTCGCTAAGGACGGCTCGATCCTAATAATAGCGAACACCTTCCACAGGGAGACCCCCAGCTGGAACTACTGCAATAGGGTATTCCAGAGGTACGGCTCGCTGGTCCTGATGGAGGAGATGAGGTTCGACCCGCTATGGTCCAGGCTCTTCTCGAAGTGGACCTTACTGAGGGACGATGGTCAGGGGAACCTGACGAAGGAGCTCGAGGTCCTCACTGAAATGAGGATCTACACTTCCACGGAACTGGCTGAGATACTGAGGAGAGCCGGCTGGGGAGTGGACTCGATATACGGTGATATAAGGAAGAGGGAGAAGTTCTCCCCTCCGTGCCCCTACTTAAGCTTGGTCGCTAAGGCTATCCAAGCATCTGACTAA
- a CDS encoding GNAT family N-acetyltransferase, whose translation MLRGIVEEALSTGERRLVVISGDDSPELASELAGIWLSMRKGRVLVVTHMGVNLDRISVDEGELTPIDFDQTEEVLGGTWDLLIADLSVQFRANDIGRLLEVVRGGGLAILTVPRLEDWLSSLTEFQRKFLVPPFEGRQMRQLFKRRFLSSLGAKGTFLLGESTKGELCGRVSEERKPLERTGDPVLDLCATNDQQRVLKSIIEAFRERKRAFILTANRGRGKSAAIGLALSLIMTRSKVRSAVVTSPSLEGIQTIFSFLMKGLEAQGVSYEPLIRDGRIIDLRFKGKNVFYLTPESAAEVDVSLKVVDEAASIPVNTLFQFLSTSKFALFSSTVHGYEGAGRGFTLRFLRRVRRSGIAYAEGRMEEPVRYPPGDPVERWLYDFLLLDAEPGEPPNDLENLNYRRISLHDIDEGYLRKFYGIYVLAHYRNRPNDLATLLDAPHHFARALEAGGEPVVSMHVAEEGGLPAHLLDDVMRGMRDLPGHLIPSRLVLHYCFKTFGKLRGWRVVRIATHPELQGKGLGTRALSELEEEARESGVDWIGAGFGATEELLRFWVRSGYLTVHISPSRNPVTGEYSVLVMKPLSSEASKLSEEILREFKRRLLSSLHDVYFSLNPSVARLLLKGRLEGGKVKLSNSQRSRLGGYLRGTYVYELASDSIYEVVRGYFWQGLDCLTPREESMLIAKVLQGKPWETIRSRFGVKEPYEVMREIVFNLVRCLDSLSDQA comes from the coding sequence TTGCTGAGGGGAATAGTTGAGGAGGCATTGAGCACCGGAGAGAGGAGGCTCGTGGTCATCTCCGGTGATGATTCCCCGGAGCTGGCCTCGGAGTTAGCTGGGATTTGGCTCTCCATGAGGAAGGGTAGGGTGCTCGTGGTCACTCACATGGGCGTTAATCTCGATAGGATATCCGTTGACGAGGGAGAGCTCACGCCGATAGACTTCGATCAAACGGAAGAGGTGCTCGGGGGGACTTGGGATCTCCTGATAGCTGATCTCTCAGTGCAGTTCAGGGCTAACGACATAGGCAGGCTCTTGGAGGTAGTTAGGGGAGGGGGTCTCGCCATACTCACCGTACCGCGGTTAGAGGATTGGTTGAGCTCTCTCACCGAGTTCCAGAGGAAGTTCCTGGTGCCTCCTTTCGAGGGAAGGCAGATGAGGCAGCTCTTCAAGCGCAGGTTCCTGTCATCGCTAGGAGCTAAGGGTACCTTCCTCCTGGGAGAGTCAACCAAGGGTGAGCTCTGCGGGAGGGTATCCGAGGAGAGGAAGCCTCTGGAGAGGACTGGAGACCCTGTCTTAGATCTCTGTGCAACTAATGATCAGCAGAGGGTCCTTAAATCCATTATAGAGGCCTTCAGGGAGAGGAAGAGGGCCTTCATACTGACGGCCAACAGAGGGAGGGGGAAGTCAGCCGCGATAGGGCTCGCCCTCTCCCTCATAATGACCAGGAGTAAGGTTAGAAGCGCTGTAGTGACTTCACCGAGCTTAGAGGGAATTCAGACGATCTTCAGTTTCCTAATGAAGGGTCTGGAGGCCCAGGGAGTGAGCTACGAGCCACTGATAAGGGATGGGAGGATCATAGACCTCAGGTTCAAGGGGAAGAACGTCTTCTATCTAACACCCGAGAGTGCTGCTGAAGTTGATGTAAGCCTCAAGGTCGTTGATGAAGCCGCTTCCATTCCAGTAAACACCCTCTTCCAGTTCCTCTCCACCAGCAAATTCGCTCTGTTCTCCTCCACCGTACACGGTTACGAGGGGGCCGGGAGGGGGTTCACACTCAGGTTCCTGAGGAGGGTGAGGCGCTCGGGCATAGCTTACGCGGAGGGGAGGATGGAGGAACCCGTGAGGTATCCTCCTGGGGATCCTGTCGAGAGGTGGCTCTACGACTTCCTACTGCTCGATGCTGAGCCCGGAGAACCACCCAACGACCTCGAAAACCTGAATTACAGGAGAATATCTCTTCATGATATTGATGAGGGCTATTTGAGGAAGTTCTACGGGATTTACGTGCTCGCCCACTACAGGAACAGACCAAATGATCTGGCTACCCTTTTAGACGCACCACATCACTTTGCTAGAGCTCTTGAAGCCGGAGGAGAGCCCGTAGTTAGCATGCACGTAGCTGAGGAGGGAGGGCTGCCCGCTCACCTCCTGGACGACGTGATGAGGGGGATGAGGGACCTCCCGGGACACCTGATACCTAGTAGGTTGGTCCTTCACTACTGCTTCAAGACCTTCGGGAAGCTGAGGGGATGGAGGGTGGTCAGGATAGCGACCCACCCGGAGCTTCAGGGTAAGGGGCTGGGAACGAGGGCCTTGAGCGAGCTCGAGGAGGAAGCTAGGGAGAGCGGTGTGGACTGGATAGGAGCCGGTTTTGGAGCTACAGAAGAGTTGCTCAGGTTCTGGGTAAGGTCCGGTTACTTAACTGTCCACATAAGCCCTAGCAGGAACCCCGTGACGGGGGAGTACAGCGTCCTGGTGATGAAGCCCTTGAGCAGTGAGGCATCGAAGCTCTCCGAAGAGATACTGAGGGAGTTCAAGAGAAGGCTTCTATCCAGCTTGCACGACGTCTACTTCTCCTTGAACCCTTCCGTAGCTAGGTTGCTACTTAAGGGGAGGCTTGAGGGAGGTAAGGTCAAGCTGAGCAACTCCCAGAGGAGCCGATTGGGCGGTTACCTCAGGGGAACTTACGTCTACGAACTGGCTTCGGATTCGATATATGAGGTCGTGAGGGGCTACTTCTGGCAGGGCCTGGACTGCCTCACCCCCAGGGAGGAGTCGATGCTTATAGCCAAGGTCCTCCAGGGGAAACCCTGGGAGACCATCAGGAGCAGGTTCGGGGTCAAGGAACCGTACGAGGTGATGAGGGAGATAGTATTCAACTTAGTCAGATGCTTGGATAGCCTTAGCGACCAAGCTTAA
- a CDS encoding dihydroorotate dehydrogenase, which produces MILETEVAGIKLRNPLILASGILGNTPSLLKRVEKAGAGAVTTKTILPSPSKGFGNPVVVDLPFGMINAMGLPNPGIDEFERELREARSEISIPIIGSAGGSTPEEVAHVAGRLQDAGVDAVEVNASCPHVRGHGLELGSTPEMMYELVSEVRRSVKVPLIVKLSPMVPDIRSLGRSAVDGGADALNAVNTVRAMYIDVEAMRPVLSNRFGGLSGPAIRPIAVRCVYELADLCDLIGTGGVETWRDAAEMILAGAKAVGIGTALRRKGLGVFNEINRGLESYLLRKGLSLRELVGRARGGLLAEGNS; this is translated from the coding sequence ATGATTCTCGAGACGGAGGTGGCGGGCATCAAACTGAGGAACCCTCTCATACTGGCTTCCGGAATACTCGGTAACACTCCTTCCCTCCTCAAGAGGGTTGAGAAAGCTGGAGCAGGAGCTGTCACCACTAAGACCATACTCCCGAGCCCGAGTAAGGGATTCGGTAACCCCGTAGTGGTAGATCTACCCTTCGGGATGATAAACGCGATGGGCTTACCTAACCCGGGAATAGACGAGTTCGAGAGGGAGTTGAGGGAAGCTAGGAGTGAGATAAGCATCCCTATAATAGGAAGCGCTGGTGGAAGCACACCTGAGGAAGTAGCTCACGTCGCCGGTAGGCTTCAGGACGCTGGGGTCGATGCCGTAGAGGTGAACGCCTCCTGTCCTCACGTCAGGGGTCACGGGCTCGAGCTAGGCAGTACGCCCGAGATGATGTATGAGCTAGTTAGCGAGGTCAGGAGGAGCGTGAAGGTGCCCCTCATAGTCAAGCTCTCCCCCATGGTCCCTGACATAAGGAGCTTGGGGAGGAGCGCCGTCGACGGCGGAGCTGACGCTTTGAACGCCGTGAACACGGTGAGGGCCATGTACATAGATGTCGAGGCTATGAGGCCCGTGTTATCGAACAGATTCGGAGGCTTGAGCGGCCCCGCGATAAGACCGATAGCGGTGAGGTGCGTTTACGAGTTAGCTGACCTCTGCGATTTGATAGGTACGGGGGGAGTGGAGACCTGGAGGGATGCTGCTGAGATGATACTAGCTGGGGCTAAGGCTGTGGGAATAGGAACTGCCCTGAGGAGGAAGGGGTTGGGTGTCTTCAACGAGATAAACAGAGGACTTGAGTCCTACTTGCTGAGGAAGGGCCTCAGTCTGAGGGAACTCGTCGGGAGGGCCAGAGGGGGTCTGCTTGCTGAGGGGAATAGTTGA
- a CDS encoding SMC-Scp complex subunit ScpB codes for MSTKSWEREKRLFEALLFISGRAVDERTIERVCGLRGPAIERAVHEINDELSSHPFRVERSEEGWQMVLKEEYSAELPPSLGRKLLSRGELRTLALIAANEPVRLADLVAIRGSSARRHLRKLASLGLVSVTRKGRGKVVRTTARFKSLFRVAIEGKGGSDDSRDGGGGHQTEEPSHTGFRNTR; via the coding sequence ATGTCTACGAAGTCTTGGGAGAGAGAGAAGAGATTGTTTGAAGCCCTTCTCTTCATCTCAGGAAGGGCTGTTGATGAGAGGACGATCGAGAGGGTATGCGGTCTCAGGGGCCCAGCTATTGAGAGAGCAGTCCATGAGATAAATGATGAGTTGAGTTCACACCCCTTCAGAGTCGAGAGATCCGAGGAAGGATGGCAAATGGTTTTGAAGGAGGAGTACAGCGCTGAGCTACCTCCCTCCTTGGGGAGAAAGCTCCTATCGAGGGGGGAGCTGAGGACCCTGGCTCTCATAGCTGCTAACGAGCCCGTGAGGTTAGCCGACCTGGTGGCCATCAGGGGGAGCTCAGCTAGGAGGCACTTGAGGAAGCTCGCCTCCCTGGGCCTGGTGAGCGTGACCAGGAAGGGTAGGGGGAAGGTCGTCAGGACCACGGCTAGGTTCAAGTCTTTATTTCGAGTAGCGATCGAGGGTAAAGGGGGATCTGATGATTCTCGAGACGGAGGTGGCGGGCATCAAACTGAGGAACCCTCTCATACTGGCTTCCGGAATACTCGGTAA
- a CDS encoding AAA family ATPase, producing MVSIEELQLINFKSFRRATIVIPRGLIAITGPNGSGKSNILDAIAFLMGWRARRLRASRLEHLVRRGAPWAQVSLVVNSGERFRISRRVRPNGVSSYRVNGKPLRASQVADVLSSIGLIAERYTFVTQGDITSVIEMTPQERYRMLEEISGVSEYDEKREKALEELNEVEQLLREVSVVLRERERELKRVEEELRALEERRHLEERINGIRKHLILTELRSLKERLSSLEEPRIEEEVGVESLREELERREEELRHLEAKVRDSPVRRRGQIEVELNSLRRQRDALRKALEAKEEIMSSLMRERELPGFLREDPSFLGTISELIRPMQGYELPFLAAGLGRLNDIVVRDLEGAKRIAKKLRNWEGRFRIIPIDVLQVREHRDSLGTALYNFLIFDPEYEALAKHIFGAVLLEDLEDVRRELIGRARFVTMRGEVVEREGSIVAGAPERSLGNFSRIVEEVNSLRAEVHEIDEEISRKERELSEIPDRDPNLDLLDGLRKAVQELRRRYQDALARREANIRQVRRLMEERSDLIAKIRILEGELEDLSGAEPIEVQDPRKELLSLEIKLKSMGQVNPRAPEEYERRKREFEEIRERYEYFSSKKREIEGIISKIDNERENVLKSTLAKLSNAFNEWIRVLFDGGEGELFLSIKGLEIMVSIPGKSSVSLDSLSGGEKSLCALAFILASQKVKSSLLYLFDEADAMLDGLNCKRYARALRELAKSSVVIVVSLKRETLEEADYIIGVTMRGGESKVVAVERGSIEG from the coding sequence ATGGTATCGATCGAGGAACTCCAGCTCATCAACTTCAAATCGTTCAGGAGAGCGACCATAGTCATCCCAAGAGGGCTAATCGCCATAACGGGACCTAATGGTTCTGGGAAGAGTAACATCCTCGATGCCATCGCTTTCCTCATGGGATGGAGGGCTAGGAGGTTGAGGGCGAGTAGGCTGGAGCACTTGGTTAGGAGGGGCGCTCCCTGGGCTCAGGTTAGCCTCGTGGTGAACTCGGGTGAGAGGTTCAGGATATCGAGGAGGGTAAGGCCGAACGGGGTTAGCTCCTATAGGGTAAATGGGAAGCCCCTCCGAGCTAGTCAAGTGGCCGATGTACTCAGCTCAATCGGCTTGATCGCTGAGAGGTACACCTTCGTGACCCAGGGGGATATAACATCTGTAATAGAGATGACACCTCAGGAGAGGTACAGGATGCTTGAGGAGATAAGCGGGGTTTCGGAGTACGATGAGAAGAGAGAGAAAGCCTTGGAGGAACTTAATGAGGTAGAGCAACTCCTAAGAGAGGTCTCAGTAGTCCTCAGGGAGAGGGAAAGGGAGCTGAAGAGAGTGGAGGAGGAACTTAGGGCTTTGGAGGAGAGAAGGCATTTAGAGGAGAGGATCAATGGAATTAGGAAGCATCTCATATTGACTGAGCTCAGATCCCTTAAGGAGAGGTTAAGTAGTCTAGAGGAACCCAGGATAGAGGAAGAGGTGGGTGTGGAATCCCTGAGGGAGGAGCTGGAGAGGAGGGAGGAGGAGCTCAGGCACCTCGAGGCCAAGGTCAGGGATTCTCCCGTAAGGAGGAGGGGACAAATTGAAGTAGAGCTCAACTCCCTGAGGAGGCAGAGGGACGCTCTGAGGAAGGCCCTTGAGGCTAAGGAGGAGATTATGAGCTCGCTGATGAGAGAGAGGGAGTTACCGGGTTTTTTGAGGGAGGACCCCTCGTTCCTGGGTACCATCTCAGAGCTCATAAGACCGATGCAAGGGTATGAGCTCCCATTCCTAGCCGCGGGACTCGGGAGGCTTAACGATATAGTGGTCAGGGACCTGGAGGGTGCTAAGAGGATAGCTAAGAAGCTGAGGAATTGGGAGGGGAGGTTCAGGATAATCCCTATAGATGTGCTTCAGGTGAGAGAGCACCGGGATAGCTTGGGTACGGCTCTCTATAACTTCCTGATATTCGATCCCGAGTACGAGGCCCTGGCCAAGCACATCTTCGGGGCCGTTCTGCTCGAGGACTTGGAGGACGTGAGGAGGGAGCTGATAGGGAGGGCTAGGTTCGTCACCATGAGGGGCGAGGTCGTGGAGAGGGAGGGTAGCATAGTAGCTGGGGCTCCTGAGAGATCGCTGGGGAACTTCAGCAGGATAGTTGAGGAGGTAAACAGCTTGAGAGCTGAGGTTCATGAGATAGATGAGGAGATATCGAGGAAGGAGAGGGAGCTATCGGAGATACCCGATAGGGACCCTAACTTGGATCTCTTGGATGGCTTGAGGAAAGCCGTTCAGGAGCTCAGGAGGAGGTACCAAGATGCCTTAGCCAGGAGGGAAGCTAACATAAGGCAGGTAAGGAGGTTGATGGAAGAAAGAAGTGATTTAATAGCTAAAATAAGGATTTTAGAGGGTGAATTGGAGGATCTATCGGGTGCAGAACCTATAGAGGTTCAGGATCCGAGGAAGGAGCTACTTTCACTTGAGATCAAGCTCAAGTCCATGGGGCAGGTGAACCCGAGGGCCCCTGAGGAGTATGAGAGGAGGAAGAGGGAGTTTGAGGAGATCAGAGAGCGTTACGAGTATTTCTCCTCAAAGAAGAGGGAAATTGAAGGAATAATCTCTAAGATCGACAATGAGAGGGAGAACGTGTTGAAAAGTACTTTGGCAAAGCTATCCAATGCTTTCAACGAGTGGATAAGGGTCCTCTTCGATGGGGGTGAAGGGGAGCTCTTCCTATCGATTAAGGGTCTTGAGATTATGGTTAGCATCCCAGGGAAAAGCAGTGTCAGCTTGGATTCCCTATCAGGAGGAGAGAAGTCCCTATGCGCTCTCGCGTTCATCTTAGCATCTCAGAAGGTCAAGTCATCGCTACTCTACCTCTTCGATGAGGCAGATGCTATGCTAGATGGTTTGAACTGCAAGAGATACGCTAGAGCCCTCAGGGAGCTGGCTAAGAGCTCCGTGGTAATCGTGGTTTCCCTCAAAAGGGAGACCCTCGAGGAAGCCGATTACATAATAGGGGTAACGATGAGAGGAGGAGAGTCCAAGGTCGTAGCAGTAGAGAGGGGATCTATTGAGGGCTGA
- a CDS encoding Lrp/AsnC family transcriptional regulator, translating into MDELDRRILSILIKNARTPFTDIANQLGVSEATVRKRVDRLVKVGVIRRFTVELGDTAMRAVVLIKVKPGHSIPDVAKEISGIEDVVKAYEVTGDYDIIAEISSSDTFSLNKTIERIRSNEGVGGTLSMVVLAIW; encoded by the coding sequence ATGGATGAGCTGGATAGGAGGATCCTGAGCATCCTGATTAAAAATGCGAGGACACCCTTCACGGACATAGCGAACCAGCTAGGAGTGAGTGAGGCCACGGTAAGGAAGAGGGTAGATAGGCTTGTCAAGGTGGGCGTGATAAGGAGGTTCACGGTCGAGTTGGGAGACACAGCGATGCGGGCCGTTGTCCTCATAAAGGTGAAGCCCGGCCACAGCATACCGGATGTAGCGAAGGAAATATCGGGCATAGAGGATGTCGTGAAGGCCTATGAGGTGACCGGAGACTACGATATAATAGCTGAGATCTCCAGTTCGGATACCTTCTCCCTCAATAAGACGATAGAGAGGATAAGGAGCAATGAGGGTGTAGGCGGTACCCTCAGCATGGTGGTGCTGGCGATCTGGTGA
- the uppS gene encoding polyprenyl diphosphate synthase, whose translation MGLLRLLYRVASFLGMPFYRSYLSSVVKEGPIPRHVALILDGNRRFAIKRGLSWLEGYRMGAERTEELLEWLLELGVEHVTLYAFSTENFRRPREQVEAIFRVLEEKISQLKERTDFLREKGVSFRVVGRKEMLPESLRNLASEVEELTSGFDKTLNLALAYGGRAEIVDAVRKIAKKVRSGELDPESIDDETIRMHLYAPDLPDPDLIIRTSGEERLSNFLLWQSAYSELYFCEVYLPEMRKVDLLRAIRDYQRRKRRFGS comes from the coding sequence GTGGGACTGCTGAGGTTACTCTACAGGGTAGCTAGCTTCCTGGGGATGCCTTTTTACAGGAGCTACTTGAGTTCCGTCGTTAAGGAGGGCCCCATCCCTAGGCACGTGGCGTTGATATTGGACGGCAATAGGAGGTTCGCGATTAAGAGGGGGTTGAGCTGGCTTGAAGGCTACAGGATGGGGGCTGAGAGGACGGAGGAGCTGCTCGAATGGCTCCTTGAACTAGGGGTTGAGCACGTCACACTATACGCGTTCTCGACGGAGAACTTCAGGAGGCCTAGGGAGCAGGTGGAAGCCATATTCAGAGTCCTAGAGGAGAAGATATCGCAACTTAAGGAGAGAACGGACTTCCTAAGGGAGAAGGGGGTCTCCTTCAGGGTAGTCGGGAGGAAGGAAATGCTACCCGAGTCACTGAGGAATCTGGCTAGCGAGGTGGAGGAACTGACATCGGGCTTCGATAAGACACTGAACTTAGCCCTAGCTTACGGAGGGAGGGCTGAGATAGTGGATGCCGTGAGGAAAATAGCTAAGAAGGTCAGGAGTGGGGAGCTAGATCCTGAAAGCATAGATGATGAGACCATAAGGATGCACTTATACGCTCCGGACCTACCGGACCCGGACCTGATAATAAGGACCTCGGGGGAGGAGAGGTTGAGCAACTTCCTCCTCTGGCAGTCAGCTTACTCTGAGCTCTACTTCTGCGAGGTCTACCTGCCCGAGATGAGGAAGGTAGATCTGCTGAGAGCCATAAGGGATTATCAGAGGAGGAAGAGGAGGTTTGGGTCCTGA